The Alphaproteobacteria bacterium genome contains a region encoding:
- the recA gene encoding recombinase RecA, with product MTAALRVVEGSSSMDKSKALDAALSQIERAFGKGSIMKLGKNDKSMEIETVSTGSLGLDIALGVGGLPRGRVVEIYGPESSGKTTLALHCLAEAQKTGGICAFIDAEHALDPIYARKLGVKVDDLLISQPDHGEQALEIADTLVRSGAIDVLVVDSVAALVPRSELEGEMGDVQPGSQARLMSQALRKLTASISRSNTMVIFINQIRMKIGVMYGSPETTTGGHALKFYASVRLDIRRIGAIKERDEVIGNQTRVKVVKNKLAPPFKMVEFDIMYGEGVSKMGEIIDLGVKAGVVEKSGAWFSYDSQRIGQGRENAKTFLKNNPDIAAKIEAAVRANAGLIAEKIMAGEAEDDDDAAEG from the coding sequence ATGACTGCTGCGCTGCGCGTCGTTGAAGGTTCGTCGTCCATGGACAAGTCGAAAGCTCTTGATGCCGCGCTCAGCCAGATCGAGCGCGCCTTCGGCAAGGGCTCGATCATGAAGCTCGGCAAGAACGACAAGTCGATGGAGATCGAGACCGTCTCCACCGGCTCGCTCGGGCTCGACATCGCGCTCGGCGTCGGCGGCCTGCCGCGCGGGCGCGTGGTCGAGATCTACGGGCCGGAATCCTCGGGCAAGACCACGCTCGCGCTGCATTGCCTCGCCGAGGCGCAGAAGACCGGCGGCATCTGCGCCTTCATCGATGCCGAGCACGCGCTCGACCCGATCTATGCGCGCAAGCTCGGCGTGAAGGTCGACGATCTGTTGATTTCGCAGCCCGACCATGGCGAGCAGGCGCTCGAAATTGCCGACACGCTGGTGCGCTCCGGCGCGATCGACGTGCTGGTGGTCGATTCGGTCGCCGCGCTGGTGCCGCGCTCCGAGCTCGAAGGCGAGATGGGCGACGTGCAGCCCGGCTCGCAGGCGCGGCTGATGAGCCAGGCGTTGCGCAAGCTCACCGCCTCGATCTCGCGCTCCAACACCATGGTGATCTTCATCAACCAGATCCGCATGAAGATCGGCGTGATGTACGGCTCGCCGGAAACCACCACCGGCGGACATGCGCTGAAATTCTACGCCTCGGTGCGCCTCGACATCCGCCGCATCGGCGCGATCAAGGAGCGCGACGAGGTCATCGGCAACCAGACCCGCGTCAAGGTGGTGAAGAACAAGCTCGCGCCGCCGTTCAAGATGGTCGAGTTCGACATCATGTACGGCGAGGGCGTCTCCAAGATGGGCGAGATCATCGATCTCGGCGTCAAGGCGGGCGTGGTGGAGAAATCCGGCGCCTGGTTCTCCTACGATTCACAGCGCATCGGGCAGGGACGCGAGAACGCCAAGACCTTCCTGAAGAACAATCCCGACATCGCCGCCAAGATCGAGGCCGCGGTGCGGGCGAACGC
- a CDS encoding P63C domain-containing protein, which produces MIDKTKSKAGQIGGARRAEILPPTRRAEIARQAAVSRWGAIPRAAYGSPDRPLRIGDAELQCYVLDDIEQTRVITQADFLVALGRHRKANVRAEGAEELIPPILQGKKIKPFISQELLEKSRPIKFNLPGGGLASGYRAEILPMVCRVYLQARDAERLPFNQMHVARQAEILLRALEHVGIIALVDEATGFQRDRAATALAEILERFIAKELRPWVQTFPDEYYAELFRLRGLDFPKDSVRRPQYFGHLTNDIIYSRLAPDVLEKLRETIPRKPDGRLKHHLHRRLSEDLGHPKLREHMSAVVTAMKLSDDYDDFIRKLDRVKPRFDETLALPFEGDRSKMGL; this is translated from the coding sequence GTGATCGATAAGACGAAATCGAAGGCCGGTCAGATAGGGGGGGCACGAAGAGCCGAAATCTTGCCTCCGACTCGCCGGGCGGAAATCGCCCGCCAAGCGGCCGTGAGCCGTTGGGGCGCGATCCCGAGGGCTGCATATGGCAGCCCTGACAGACCCCTAAGGATCGGAGACGCCGAACTCCAGTGCTACGTGCTCGATGACATCGAACAAACCCGGGTTATCACTCAGGCGGATTTTTTGGTCGCGCTAGGGCGACACAGGAAGGCAAACGTGCGCGCTGAGGGCGCGGAAGAGCTTATCCCCCCAATTTTGCAGGGTAAGAAGATTAAGCCCTTCATTTCACAGGAGCTTTTGGAGAAGAGCCGCCCGATCAAATTCAATCTTCCCGGGGGTGGTCTAGCGAGCGGGTACCGCGCGGAAATCCTGCCGATGGTTTGCCGTGTCTATCTGCAAGCCCGTGACGCCGAAAGGCTTCCGTTCAACCAGATGCACGTCGCTCGGCAAGCCGAAATTCTCCTTCGCGCTTTAGAGCATGTCGGCATCATCGCTCTCGTTGACGAGGCAACAGGCTTCCAGCGCGACCGAGCAGCCACAGCTCTGGCAGAGATTCTCGAGAGGTTTATTGCCAAGGAGTTGCGGCCTTGGGTTCAAACCTTCCCGGATGAGTACTACGCGGAATTGTTTCGGCTGCGCGGGCTCGACTTTCCCAAAGACTCGGTGAGGAGGCCGCAGTACTTCGGCCACCTGACGAATGACATCATCTACAGCCGGTTAGCGCCCGATGTGCTGGAAAAGCTGAGGGAAACAATACCCCGAAAGCCGGACGGTCGATTGAAGCATCACCTTCATCGCCGCCTGTCGGAAGACCTTGGGCACCCGAAGCTGAGGGAGCATATGTCGGCTGTGGTCACCGCGATGAAGCTGAGTGACGATTACGATGACTTCATTCGCAAGCTAGACCGCGTGAAGCCGCGTTTCGACGAAACGCTCGCGCTGCCCTTTGAAGGGGATCGCTCCAAGATGGGCCTGTAA
- a CDS encoding dienelactone hydrolase family protein — translation MPVILVVTILLGAVFAQAARADDLVRFDSASYRIGELQQRLARLRGETIAPRPATIIEGYLSKPDGDGPFPAVVSLHGCNGLSHSSPMAAAKYLNSVGYVSLVVDSFATRGIKEACISPMPNRHADALGALVYLSKLPFVDIAHIALIGRSQGGIVGLQVASVQPVDVYDIPDDLAYKAIVAFYPWCGAAADELVIPTLVMVGDADDWSPVKDCERWMARRAGRGAPVTFIVFPGAYHAFDVAAVGDGMEMFGHKLKYDPDAARRANAEVREFLRLRLSR, via the coding sequence ATGCCGGTCATCCTCGTTGTCACGATACTGCTGGGAGCAGTCTTTGCGCAGGCCGCGCGCGCCGACGATCTGGTGCGGTTCGACAGCGCCTCCTATCGTATCGGCGAACTTCAGCAGCGGCTGGCACGATTGCGCGGCGAGACGATCGCACCACGGCCCGCCACGATCATCGAGGGATATCTCTCGAAGCCTGACGGCGACGGCCCCTTCCCGGCCGTCGTGTCGCTCCATGGCTGCAACGGACTGTCGCACAGCTCGCCTATGGCTGCGGCCAAGTATCTCAACTCAGTCGGCTACGTGTCGCTGGTCGTCGACAGCTTCGCGACGCGCGGGATCAAGGAAGCCTGCATCTCGCCCATGCCGAACCGGCACGCCGATGCGCTGGGCGCGCTCGTCTATCTGTCGAAGCTTCCCTTCGTGGATATCGCGCACATCGCGCTGATCGGCCGCTCGCAGGGCGGCATCGTGGGGCTGCAGGTCGCCTCGGTCCAGCCGGTCGATGTCTACGACATTCCTGACGATCTCGCCTACAAGGCCATCGTTGCATTCTACCCCTGGTGCGGCGCCGCCGCCGATGAGCTGGTAATTCCGACGCTGGTGATGGTCGGCGATGCCGACGACTGGTCGCCCGTGAAGGATTGCGAGCGCTGGATGGCGCGGCGCGCCGGACGCGGTGCGCCGGTCACGTTCATCGTGTTCCCGGGCGCGTACCACGCGTTTGACGTTGCGGCCGTAGGCGACGGGATGGAGATGTTCGGACACAAGTTGAAATACGATCCGGACGCGGCCAGACGCGCGAATGCCGAGGTCCGGGAATTTCTGCGGCTACGGCTTTCGAGGTAA